In Heyndrickxia vini, the sequence TGGTCTAAGTATTTCTGATTTACAAGCTGGTGCAAGGCCGGATGCTTCCTCTTTAACTGCGGATACGAATAAATAGGCCGAATCGTATTTGATTTGGTCTTTTGTTTAGTTTCCTTTTTTAATGGTTTTTTTAGAATAAACATTAGACCGTTTCTTTCCTAAATATTCCGCGTTTCTTCGCTCTTAAAATAGGAAGAACGAGATTTGCGAGGTTAAGATGAGTATGTAACATTGAAGTAACCGAAGAATCCAATCTCTATGATGCACAAATAACTTTTTATGATTCGCAAATCGTTTTCTATGCGACTCAAATAACCTTTTATGATCCACAAACTTGTATTTCACCGTTCGAAATTGGGCTTATGATCCGCAAAAGACTTTCTATGATCCACAAACCATTTTCTATGCGGCTCAAATGAAGTCCTATGATCTACAAACCTGTAATCCTCGCTTTGTTAAAAGCAATCATCTTCAAAAAAGGAGATTCCTAACCACTATCCTTTTAGACGTTCTTTCTATTCATACTTTCGCACCAATAAGGAAAACTATAATTACGACAACAATAACTGGAGCGAAAATGTATGAGAAAAGTGTTTCAAATTTTCAAAAATGATTGGGTAAATGTGTTTAAAACACCGATTGCACTATTTTTGATTATTGCTTTAATGATCCTTCCATCATTATATGCCTGGTTTAATCTTAAAGCCTCATGGGACCCATATGGAAATACATCACATATTCCCATTGCTGTATCCAATGCAGATGAGGGGGCCGTTTTACGAGATAGAAATATTGATGTGGGGAAGGAAATCGTCAACACATTGAAAAAAAATAATGCGCTTGGTTGGACATTTGTCAGTGAGAAGAAAGCAGCACGTGGATTGGAACATGGGGATTATTATGCCACCATTTATATTCCAAAGGATTTTTCAAAACGTATCACCACTCTTTTAGATGCCCAACCAAAAAAACCGGAGATTATATACAGTGTGAATGAAAAGATAAATGCGATTGCTCCGAAGATTACATCCAAAGGTGCATCAACAATAACGGAAAATGTAAGTTCTAACTTTGTTAAAACAGTTAGTAAGGCCGTCCTTACTGAATTTAATAAAATTGGCATTGAATTACAAAGGGAATTACCGACTATTTTAAAAATGGAAAATCTTTTATTTGAATTGGAAAGGTATTTACCAGATATTCAGGACATGGGAAATAAAGCTTTGGAGTTTGAAAAGAAATTACCGGAAATTCGAAAACAAGGACAAAAAATTATCGCTTTAGAAAAAATGCTTCCCGAAATCAATCAATCGTCAAAACAGATATTGAAGCTGGAGGATAAGCTCCCAGAACTTAAAAACATTGGAAGTGAAATCGTCACTTTACAAACAAAGCTGCCAGACATCCAAAAAGCAGCAAATAAAGTAACGGAAATCGACCAACATTTTGACACTATACAAAAAGGGATTCAAACAGCATTAGATGACACGGCAAAGGCTCAGAAAATCATTCAAGCAGCCCAAGGGTCAATGCCTAAAGTGGAACAGGTAGTAGGAAATGGAAAAGAGATGGCCGCCGCTGCAAATGACTTTTTAAATAAAAGTGAAGCTACTTTTGCCTCAATGATTCCGATTGTAAAGCAAAATTTATTACTTTTAAAACAAACAGCTGATACTGTCAACGGGTTAACGAACAGCTTAAAAGATAATAGTATAAATCCGGAAACAGCACTACAAATGTCACAAGCTTTGGATGAACAATTGACGAACGGGATCAACGAAATTAATCGAACCACCGGATTGTTTACTCGTATCAATGAGAATATGCCAAACAAACCACTTACAGGAGTCATTCAGAAACTTTGGGATGCAAAGGCCAAATTTGAACAACAGCTTTCACTCGTCAGAGAAATTGAAGGACCCTTAAAAGAAGGTAAGCAACCGAATTCACAATTGGTTTCACAATTAAACCAAACATCGCAACAGGCAAGTCAATTATTAAATACTATTCTTGATCGTTACGATTCGGAAATTGCACCAAATATTACGCAAGGGTATAAAAAGCTTATACAAGTAACGAAAGATTCGGCTTCTGTGTTAAATACAGCCCAAGATAAACTGCCTGACATTAAACAAATTTTACAGGATTCAGCGAAGGTAGCGAACTTTGGTTATGATCGCTTAAAACAATTGCAGCAAGATCTTCCTGATATCGAAAAAAAGCTACATGAAACAATACAAAAGATCCAAACGGCCATGCCAAAAGTTGTTCAAGGAGTAAATGCTGCGGCAGACTTTTTTCAAAAGGACTTTCCAAAATTAGAACCA encodes:
- a CDS encoding YhgE/Pip domain-containing protein, with product MRKVFQIFKNDWVNVFKTPIALFLIIALMILPSLYAWFNLKASWDPYGNTSHIPIAVSNADEGAVLRDRNIDVGKEIVNTLKKNNALGWTFVSEKKAARGLEHGDYYATIYIPKDFSKRITTLLDAQPKKPEIIYSVNEKINAIAPKITSKGASTITENVSSNFVKTVSKAVLTEFNKIGIELQRELPTILKMENLLFELERYLPDIQDMGNKALEFEKKLPEIRKQGQKIIALEKMLPEINQSSKQILKLEDKLPELKNIGSEIVTLQTKLPDIQKAANKVTEIDQHFDTIQKGIQTALDDTAKAQKIIQAAQGSMPKVEQVVGNGKEMAAAANDFLNKSEATFASMIPIVKQNLLLLKQTADTVNGLTNSLKDNSINPETALQMSQALDEQLTNGINEINRTTGLFTRINENMPNKPLTGVIQKLWDAKAKFEQQLSLVREIEGPLKEGKQPNSQLVSQLNQTSQQASQLLNTILDRYDSEIAPNITQGYKKLIQVTKDSASVLNTAQDKLPDIKQILQDSAKVANFGYDRLKQLQQDLPDIEKKLHETIQKIQTAMPKVVQGVNAAADFFQKDFPKLEPKIHKAADFVRNDLPGVENDIRRVAELIRTKLPEVEEATHKIANLVRNDLPGLEKAVKNTANKVRKFNNEENLGDIIELLKNDINKESDFLANPVLLKEHKVFPIPNYGSANSPFYTTLSLWVGALLLISLLRVDVENPESIYSPYHEYFGRFLTFATIGFFQALIVTLGDMILLKAYVADKIPFILSSIFISFVFMSIVYTLVSIFGNVGKGLAIILLVLQISGSGGTFPIQVAPPFFRAINPFLPFTYAINLMRETVGGMVHELVIYNVMFLLLFLIIGFGLGIFLKKPLAKYTEKVAKQAKKSKLIH